Genomic DNA from Spiroplasma alleghenense:
ATGAAAAGGGACAATATTTTTATAGTAAATAAATTTCTAAAATTATTAATATTAATTTTGTTGCCGATTTCATTAATATTAATTTTTATTTTTTCAATATCTTTTGCCACAATATTCTTAATTTATAAAAATATAATTTTTAATTATCTCTTTCAGTCAACTTTTTTGGTCTACGTAATTTTAATAATTTTTGAAATAATTTTTATTTCAATTAAAAGTAATTCAATCGAAATTGTAAAGACTGATGATTGGTTAATTCTAGTTTCTGAATTAATTGAAATTAAAGAAATTTCAAAAGTAGAATATGACTTTAGACACAAGAAAATATTTTTGAAATTTAAAGATCAAAAAAATTTGCAAAGAGAATTAAAGTTGTGTTATAACACTAAAATAAGAGAAATTTTTAATGCAACTTTAAGAGAATAAATTTAATATAGAAAAAAGTACTCATTTGAGTACTTTTTAAATTCTATGAATACTTTTAATTGTTCACAATGATGAATTTTCAATTGTTTCATTTAATGGGTCTCGTTGAATGAAAACGAATCTATAATCAACATATTGTTTTTGGGCTCCTCTAGAAGATGTTTTTCCTTTATCGTAACGAAGAACAAAATCAATTTCGGGTCTTTCGCCAACTAAATAATTTCTAGCAGATATTTCTTTAAACTTAAATGAATTTGAAAAAACTAATGGAAGGTAAACATCTTTTTCTAAAGCGGCAGCTTTTTTATTTGTTTTCTCAAAAACATATTGTAGTCCAGACATCGTATCTTTAATTGTGTTAGCTGTGTAATCATTTTTTGATTTATCATTTTTAAGCAAATCTTCTAATTTTTCATAAAATGAACCACTTACAAAGCCTTCGCTAGCTAATTTAGGCATTCCTAATAAATCATTAACCAAAATCTTACTTCCAGGATTTTTAGCATTTTTTAAATATCAACCTTTATTCATGTTTAACTTAATTAAAGCTGGTAGGGTTTGAACTTTAAAATTATTATCCAATTTACCTTGATCGTTAATTTGTTGATCTAGAGCATTATAAATAAAGTACTCATCTTTTAAAGGATCTAATAAGTTTTTAATTTTATTAATATTTAAATTACTTTTACCTTTGGTATTGTAGTTATTTGCGAACTTTTTAAAAATATCTGTAAGTCTAGAGTCTTGCAAGAAAATTAGTTCTAAAGGTAAGTTTGTTTTAAATACTTCAGTGATCTCACTAATTTTGTTACTTAAAAGCGATCTTAGGTTAGCAAAATTTGCTTCTTTTCCTGATGGAATATCTAGTTTTAATAATCCAAACAGGGTGGGTATTAATTTTCCTGATCATAAGTTTTGATAGATAAATCTGACATTATTTGCGGCCAAAGTTCCTAATCCTGGGGCAATACCGTTAATTATTTTAACAATGTTTGATGAAATAATAAGTTCACCTTGGGTAGATAAAGAATCAAATAAACAAGTAACGGTTTTATTGACAGCTTTGTTAACTATTGGATTAGCCTTTTCACTAGCTATTTTTGCTATTGAATTTGCTAAGGCGTTTATAATTGGTGTAAATCCCGCAACTCTAGTACCTCTACCTATAATTGTATCTGAAATGGAAATTGTGTAAGTCTTCTTATCTTCAACTTGGAGTAAAATTGAAAATAATTTTTGTAAACCATAACCATTAACATCTGTTTCTGGATCTGGGAAGAAACTTTGCAATACATTAGAAATTTTTTCAAAATCTAAATGACCACTAGCATCAAAGTTAGAGTTTCTCACTTTGTTTAAAACTACTAAATTTTTATCCTTTTGACTAAAAATGTGATCCGAATCAGTTACTTGGGTTACATCCAAATTACAATATTCAGAATAGGATTCCAAGTGTTTTAAAATAACTAAAAGTGCATTACCAATTTTAGAAATAATGTAAATTAAATCACCATCTTGCAAGCTTATTTTTTTAGATCCATCAATTAATCCGTTAATAATATTAGTTAAAATAGTTGTTGCGTTGTCACCTTTTTTATTGATAGGGGTAGTTGATGTTAAATCATTTTTACCATCATATTGAATACTTGTTTTGGTTAGACGAGCTAAAGCTAAGGTAATTTGATTAATTGAATAATGAATCGCAAATTGCTGAGTTTTACCCTCTAGTTCACTAAAATCAAATATTTCATTTAAGACGTTAATATTACTTATTGATAAAATACCACTAATTGTTTTATATGCAGATTCACCTAATGCACTTCCTATGGCATCGCTTGTTAGAATTGTTGTTAGAGTACTAGCTGTTCTCTGGTTAAATCCACCACCAAAAACAATTAAAGCAGTACTTACCAGTCCTGCAAAGGTTGTTGAAATACTACTTTGGGGCTTAGAACCCTTATTATTTTTTACATTATTATCTCCATTGGTATCATTAATAAAATTATTAAAATTGGTTCCTTTACCAAAGGTTGAATTTAAGACTTGGTTGAAGCTAGTGCTTGAATTACCTTTATAATTTTTAAGTAAATCATCTGCTTTTGAACCTTTATATTGATCCATTGTATAGTTTAAGTTAATATTTTCTTCTTGGTTTAGGATAAGTGCTCTTCCGTAGTAACTAAAAACTTCAGCTAGAGACTTAACTTCTTTACTAACCTTACTAACTTTATTTAAAGTTTGACAGGCTATCACAGAACTTGAACTACTAATTGAAATTGTTAAAGTGCCTAAAATTGCTAATAATTTTTTCATAAGTATTCATACCTTTCATAAAATTATTATAGCACTTAATATTTATAATCTACTTAAAAATAACACTTTATCGTTTTCTATTAATATTTACCATTTCTCAGTATTTAGCAAGATTTCCTTTATCATTTATAAATTCACTTAATTTAAAATTAAATTCATAAGTATGCATAACTTGCGATCTAATCGAAGTGTATTCGATTTCAAAACTTATAAATTCCTCGTTTTTATCATTAATGGTGTGAAAACGATTTTTTTGTTTAAAATTATCTTGATTAACAAATGGCAAAAAGACATTTTTATAATTATCTGACATTTCAAAATTCATGAAATTTAAAATATCAACAACCCCAGTTAAGGTTTTTCTCATAAATAAACCTGAGTGATTGTTATCAGCTGAATTATCCTCTAATAGGTTTTTTAAGCTACCAAATAAGGAATTTGGAAGTAGGGTTTGTGATGATTTATCAAGCCCTAGATATTCTGTTAAATCCATTTTTTTACCATCTTTTGAAACGTATCAACCTGGATTTTGTAACATATTTAAAATTATGAAAATTCCGCTTTGTTTTTCGTTGTTAAATTGAACTTCTCCAAGAGCGTTATAAACTAAGTCTGTCTGAGCTAAATTTGAAAATATTTTTTTTATGTCATCAAAATTAATTTCAACTTTTTTCAAATCACTGTAGTTATTTTTAAAAGCTCTAATAGCATCTCTTAAAGAGACGTTAACTAAAGATTCCAAAATTAAGGGTAATTCTAGACCAAATGATCTTAACAAATGTTTTAAGGGAGTCTTTAAAATTGTGCCAATATTTTGAATACTATTAAGTAATCCCTCATCAATTCCACCACCAAATAATCCTAACAATTCTTGGATTATTGACCCAGAGTATAATTCATTAAAAATGTTGTTCATTTTTGCAATAATTTCAGGATCTGTTAAAACTGCGTGAATATCTGGAGCAAATCCTTTAATCATGCTTAATGTAATACTATCAACTCCAAATTCTGCCCCGTTAGTGACTGCTAATACAATTCTGTAAAGCAAACTTGGAATTAGCGTTTGTAGTGTTGGTGGTATTGCGTTGATGTAAGAAATCCCTTTACTAATTCCGACTATTAACTGATTATAACCTTTATTGACAAACGGGTTTCCTAATATAGTGAATTCATGTCTTTTTTTATCATCAATCTTAAATAAAATTGAAAATAATTTTTGAAGTCCAAGACCATCAAAATTAGTAGATTTATCATTAAAAGCATCATCAATTAAATTTAATAAATAACCAAAATTTAAAGTATTGTTTGTATCAAAGTTTGAACTACGAACTTTTTCAACAACCCCTAAGTCCCCGATTTCATTGTTAAAAAGATTTAAATGATTTGTTGGAACTGAATTAATTGTATTATCATAACTTTCAAAAGCAGACATGTATTTAGCCATAATCATTAATCCTTTTATAATATATGATATTGAAGAAACTATATTTTCAATATTAATTTCTAAAGAAATCTTACCAGTTATAAAACCACCGATTATTTGCTCTCATAGGTAGGTTGCGTCTCCGCTGTCTTTTTTTCCAGTTTCTGGAAAAGGGGTTGATAGGGTTAGTTCCTCGTTAGTTTTGGGATCGATGATTAAATCGTGTCCAAGCAATTGGGCAAGTCCAATCGTTAAGGAATTAATTGAATAATCGATAGCTTGCTGATTTGTTTTTCCAGTTAAGTCATTAAAATCAAAGGCGTTGCCAAGTTTTTCTAAATTATCTTTTGAAAGAAAACCACCAATTGTATCAAGTAAATCAGGAGTTAAAAGTCCACCAATTGCTTCACTTTTTAATAATCCTTCAATAACAGTTGCTTCTTTGATGCCAAAACCATTTTTAATTGTTAAAACAATAATATTTATAATTGAACTGATTTGAGAAAAACTGCTATCAGTAAAGCTTCTTGAACCATTTAAAATAATCGAGCCATCAGTTTTTAAGTTTTTGAAAGCTTCTGGAACCGGATTAGTAT
This window encodes:
- a CDS encoding MOLPALP family lipoprotein; its protein translation is MKKLLSILGTVAIVSSSAVVTSCSVVNKEISKKTSEFTFSEIAKFVAQAYALSDAENIKISDSIDYFANQKISNLMPDFNADSHTLMRTVFQNTFNNTNPVPEAFKNLKTDGSIILNGSRSFTDSSFSQISSIINIIVLTIKNGFGIKEATVIEGLLKSEAIGGLLTPDLLDTIGGFLSKDNLEKLGNAFDFNDLTGKTNQQAIDYSINSLTIGLAQLLGHDLIIDPKTNEELTLSTPFPETGKKDSGDATYLWEQIIGGFITGKISLEINIENIVSSISYIIKGLMIMAKYMSAFESYDNTINSVPTNHLNLFNNEIGDLGVVEKVRSSNFDTNNTLNFGYLLNLIDDAFNDKSTNFDGLGLQKLFSILFKIDDKKRHEFTILGNPFVNKGYNQLIVGISKGISYINAIPPTLQTLIPSLLYRIVLAVTNGAEFGVDSITLSMIKGFAPDIHAVLTDPEIIAKMNNIFNELYSGSIIQELLGLFGGGIDEGLLNSIQNIGTILKTPLKHLLRSFGLELPLILESLVNVSLRDAIRAFKNNYSDLKKVEINFDDIKKIFSNLAQTDLVYNALGEVQFNNEKQSGIFIILNMLQNPGWYVSKDGKKMDLTEYLGLDKSSQTLLPNSLFGSLKNLLEDNSADNNHSGLFMRKTLTGVVDILNFMNFEMSDNYKNVFLPFVNQDNFKQKNRFHTINDKNEEFISFEIEYTSIRSQVMHTYEFNFKLSEFINDKGNLAKYWEMVNINRKR
- a CDS encoding MOLPALP family lipoprotein, which produces MKKLLAILGTLTISISSSSSVIACQTLNKVSKVSKEVKSLAEVFSYYGRALILNQEENINLNYTMDQYKGSKADDLLKNYKGNSSTSFNQVLNSTFGKGTNFNNFINDTNGDNNVKNNKGSKPQSSISTTFAGLVSTALIVFGGGFNQRTASTLTTILTSDAIGSALGESAYKTISGILSISNINVLNEIFDFSELEGKTQQFAIHYSINQITLALARLTKTSIQYDGKNDLTSTTPINKKGDNATTILTNIINGLIDGSKKISLQDGDLIYIISKIGNALLVILKHLESYSEYCNLDVTQVTDSDHIFSQKDKNLVVLNKVRNSNFDASGHLDFEKISNVLQSFFPDPETDVNGYGLQKLFSILLQVEDKKTYTISISDTIIGRGTRVAGFTPIINALANSIAKIASEKANPIVNKAVNKTVTCLFDSLSTQGELIISSNIVKIINGIAPGLGTLAANNVRFIYQNLWSGKLIPTLFGLLKLDIPSGKEANFANLRSLLSNKISEITEVFKTNLPLELIFLQDSRLTDIFKKFANNYNTKGKSNLNINKIKNLLDPLKDEYFIYNALDQQINDQGKLDNNFKVQTLPALIKLNMNKGWYLKNAKNPGSKILVNDLLGMPKLASEGFVSGSFYEKLEDLLKNDKSKNDYTANTIKDTMSGLQYVFEKTNKKAAALEKDVYLPLVFSNSFKFKEISARNYLVGERPEIDFVLRYDKGKTSSRGAQKQYVDYRFVFIQRDPLNETIENSSLWTIKSIHRI